A single Cyprinus carpio isolate SPL01 chromosome A6, ASM1834038v1, whole genome shotgun sequence DNA region contains:
- the LOC109104482 gene encoding transmembrane protein 182-like isoform X1, whose product MRLVVLQFLAGFFGALSSIFLLGSLGSDYWLMASETCGDAALFKLWRVTKDISQAQPDSSNQAENTLLFYHEGLFWRCSYHKGSDGEQYSILAFLIINQPSQKVCEPAYLSHAPVSGLPNSVLTLDSATVQRAFWCAIFVLGVILVLIGGFVTICATPGTRHRLYETGGALFITGGILLMSVVLLFAVWVQVSDSLERYGLQRRRLVCPNLQLSVHYGLSFMLAATGAFLCLLTGLLLMLIPSVSRASARDTENQPFSLREECV is encoded by the exons ATGCGTCTGGTAGTTTTACAGTTCCTGGCTGGATTTTTTGGAGCTCTAAGCTCAATATTCCTCCTGGGATCTCTTGGGTCTGATTACTGGCTTATGGCATCTGAAACTTGTGGAGATGCTGCTCTTTTCAAATTATGGAGAGTCACCAAG gaTATTTCTCAAGCACAACCAGACAGTAGTAATCAGGCTGAAAACACCCTTCTGTTCTACCATGAGGGCCTTTTTTGGAGATGTTCCTACCATAAGGGTTCAGATGGAGAGCAGTACAGCATACTGGCTTTTTTGATCA TCAATCAACCTTCCCAGAAGGTTTGCGAGCCAGCCTACTTGTCCCATGCTCCGGTTTCTGGACTTCCCAATAGTGTTCTAACCTTAGACTCTGCCACAG TGCAAAGGGCCTTTTGGTGTGCTATATTTGTGCTGGGTGTCATCTTGGTGTTGATTGGTGGGTTTGTCACAATCTGTGCAACCCCAGGGACAAGACATCGCCTTTATGAGACTGGAGGTGCTCTCTTTATAACTGGGG GTATCTTACTCATGTCTGTAGTGCTGTTGTTTGCTGTGTGGGTGCAGGTCTCAGACTCTTTAGAGCGATACGGCCTCCAGCGCAGACGCTTAGTGTGCCCCAATCTGCAGCTCAGTGTGCACTATGGTCTGTCTTTTATGCTGGCTGCTACTGGTGCCTTCCTCTGCCTGCTCACTGGCCTACTTCTCATGCTCATTCCATCAGTCAGCAGAGCATCAGCCAGGGACACAGAAAATCAGCCATTCTCACTGCGAGAGGAATGTGTGTAG
- the LOC109104482 gene encoding transmembrane protein 182-like isoform X2 produces the protein MASETCGDAALFKLWRVTKDISQAQPDSSNQAENTLLFYHEGLFWRCSYHKGSDGEQYSILAFLIINQPSQKVCEPAYLSHAPVSGLPNSVLTLDSATVQRAFWCAIFVLGVILVLIGGFVTICATPGTRHRLYETGGALFITGGILLMSVVLLFAVWVQVSDSLERYGLQRRRLVCPNLQLSVHYGLSFMLAATGAFLCLLTGLLLMLIPSVSRASARDTENQPFSLREECV, from the exons ATGGCATCTGAAACTTGTGGAGATGCTGCTCTTTTCAAATTATGGAGAGTCACCAAG gaTATTTCTCAAGCACAACCAGACAGTAGTAATCAGGCTGAAAACACCCTTCTGTTCTACCATGAGGGCCTTTTTTGGAGATGTTCCTACCATAAGGGTTCAGATGGAGAGCAGTACAGCATACTGGCTTTTTTGATCA TCAATCAACCTTCCCAGAAGGTTTGCGAGCCAGCCTACTTGTCCCATGCTCCGGTTTCTGGACTTCCCAATAGTGTTCTAACCTTAGACTCTGCCACAG TGCAAAGGGCCTTTTGGTGTGCTATATTTGTGCTGGGTGTCATCTTGGTGTTGATTGGTGGGTTTGTCACAATCTGTGCAACCCCAGGGACAAGACATCGCCTTTATGAGACTGGAGGTGCTCTCTTTATAACTGGGG GTATCTTACTCATGTCTGTAGTGCTGTTGTTTGCTGTGTGGGTGCAGGTCTCAGACTCTTTAGAGCGATACGGCCTCCAGCGCAGACGCTTAGTGTGCCCCAATCTGCAGCTCAGTGTGCACTATGGTCTGTCTTTTATGCTGGCTGCTACTGGTGCCTTCCTCTGCCTGCTCACTGGCCTACTTCTCATGCTCATTCCATCAGTCAGCAGAGCATCAGCCAGGGACACAGAAAATCAGCCATTCTCACTGCGAGAGGAATGTGTGTAG